The nucleotide window TTCCTTTTCTTGCAGCTCTTTTTTGTACTCCGAATGTTCCCCATCCAACGAATTGAACAGTTTCTCCTTTAGCTAATGATTTTTCAACAGTTCCTAAAAATTCATTTACCAATTCCTCAGATCTTTTTTTAGTTTCTCCTGTAGCTTTAGCATAAGCTTCAACAAATTCTTTTTTTGACATTTTTGCCTCCTAAAAATTTTAAGTTGTTATTTACACATTTTGCAAATAATCAATCTACACTTGTATTTTAACCTTTTTTTGAAATTTGTCAAGTAAAATTATTGTTTTTTACTATTTTTAATTGAAAATTAAATTTTTACTTATTAAAAAATAACAATAAACTTTAATTTTATAAAATTTTTTTAAGTTAATAATAAAATTTTTTGCCTTTTGATTTACAACTATTTTTGAATTATATTTCTTTTTCTTGAAATTATTTTTATAATTTCATTTACTGCAAAAGGAATTAATGCAAATAAGATCACTATATCCCAATCTACCAATTTTATTTGTGTAACTTTAAATATATTCGATATTGAAGGGATAGAAGTCAATCCTACCTGTAATACTATTCCTGTAATAATAGAAAGAATTAAAAATTTATTTTTAAAGAATCCTACTTCAAATATAGTTTTTTTACTGTTTCTCATTGTCAATGAATAAAACAATTGAGATACTGTCAATACTATAAATGCCATTGTTCTACCGTATGTAAGAGCCGTTTCAGCTTCAGGGGTATTATTATTGAACAACTCCGATATTCCGAATCCGTGTTCATTTATCCCTATATAAAATGCAAAAAGTGTCAAACTTCCTATAAGTATTCCTGCGATAACGGCTCTCATTCCTGCACCTTCGGCAAAAAAACTTTCTTTAGGATTTCTCGGTTTTCTTGTCATTACTTCTTTATCTCCGGGATCCACTCCAAGTGAAATAGCAGGCAAAGTATCAGTTACAAGGTTTATCCATAACAACTGTATCGGCAGTAAAGGTAACGGCCAGTTAAATAATGTAGCTGCAAATACACACATAACTTCTCCCAGATTACATGAAAGCAGGAACATTATAGTTTTTTTAATATTATTGTATATATTTCTTCCTTCTTCTATAGCAGTGACTATTGTTGTAAAATTATCGTCAGTCAAAATCATATCACTTGCACCTTTGGATACATCGGTACCCGTTATTCCCATTGCTACACCTATGTCGGCGAATTTTAATGAAGGTGCGTCATTTACTCCGTCTCCTGTCATTGAAACAATATTTCCGTGATCTTTGAACGCTTTTACTATTTTAACTTTATGTTCCGGAGAAACTCTTGCAAATACTCTGTATTTATTTATATCTTCAGCAAACTTGTCCTCAGGAATTTCATCTATTTCCGCTCCGGTTAAACTTTGGCTTATATCTGTTGCTATTCCCAACTCTTTTGCAATGGCAACTGCTGTATTTTTATGATCTCCTGTAATCATAACAGGGGTTATTCCCGCTTTTTTGGCTTCAACAATAGAAGCTTTTACTTCTGTTCTAGGAGGGTCTATCATTCCTACGATTCCCACCACAACAAGATCTTTTTCCATTTCTTGGGCTGAAATAATACTGTCTGTATCTTTAAATGCCACACCTAAAACTCTTAATGCTGTATCAGACATTTCTTCCGCCGCTTTCAATATTTTATTTTTCATTTCTTCAGTTAAAGGAATAATCTCACCGTTTACAAATATTCTGTCCGATTTTGTAAGAATATTGTCAATAGCTCCCTTTGTGTGAACTCTGTACCCGTTTTCTTCTTCATTTAACGTAGACATCAGTTTTCTGTCCGAATCGAAAGGATTTTCTCCTACTCTTTTATACTCTGTATTAAGTGTATTTTTCTCAAGATTGAATCTATCTCCCAATACTACCAGTGCCACTTCTGTAGGATCTCCTACATCCTGTCCCACGTCAATTGATGCATCGGAACAAAGTACAAAAGATCTGATTAATTCTTTTTCATCTTTATTCGCTTCAAAATCTCTTCCTTCGGAAGGCACATCCCTATGATTATCAAGAGTGTATATTTTCACTACTGTCATCTTGTTTTGTGTTAATGTTCCCGTTTTGTCGGAACAGATTATGTTTACTGCCCCCAAAGTTTCCACAGCAGGAAGTTTTCTCACGATAGCGTGTTTTTTGGACATTCTCGTTACACCCATTGAAAGAACTATGGCAACAATAGCCACAAGACCTTCAGGTATCGCTGCAACTGCAAGACTTATAGAAGTCATAAGCATATCAATCCAGTTTCTTCCTTGAAAAAGTCCTATTACAAATATAAAAAGACATATTCCTATCGCCATGTATCCCAACGTTTTTCCCAACTCATCGAGCTTTATCTGTAAAGGTGTCAATGTATTTTCATCTTCATCAAGTATTTTTGCTATTTTACCGATTTCAGTATCCATGGCAGTAGCTACGACTACTCCTTCTCCTCTTCCGTAAGTAGCCATTGTAGACATAAATGCCATATTTTCTTTATCTCCGAGAGGAATTTTTTCATCTTCTGCAATAAAATCGGCATTTTTTTCGGTAGGAACAGATTCTCCTGTTAAAGCCGATTCTTCTATTTGCAAATTGGCACTTTCAATAAGTCTTATATCTGCCGGTATAAATCTTCCCGCATCAATTATAAGTATATCTCCGGGAACCAAATCTTCAGAATTTATTTCTATAATTTCCCCGTTACGTCTTACTGCACTTTTGGGAGTCGTCATTTGCTGCAGAGCTTCCAATGCTTTTTCCGCTTTAGATTCCTGGACTACTCCTACTACCGCATTTATCAATACTACTGCTAAAATAATTATCGCATCGGTTACCCCTTCCAAACCGTGAGCAACTATATTAATCACAGCTGCCCCTATAAGTACATAAATAAGAACATCCTGTAACTGACCTAAAAACAGTTGAAATATGCTCTTTTTAGGCTTCCCTTTTAATTTATTCTGTCCGTATTTTTCAAGTCTTTTATTAACTTCATCATTTGTCAGTCCTGTTTTCGGATTAACATTCAGTTCTCTTAATACTTCTTCCTGTGATTTCGTAAACCACATATTTCGTCCACCTCTTTCTTAATCATTGTCTTATTATTATATCCGATTTATAATCTTTTAGCAACTATAAAATATTCAATTTTTGAAAAAAACCGATTCTACAAAAAAATTGATACAAAAATCTTCATAAACAAATTTTTCATATCAATTTCTTTAAAATTTAAAATTATTTTCCGTATGTAGAAAACATCTTTTTAAAAGTATCTCTGAATGTTTTCGAGTTTGCCAACTTATAGTCTGCTTCTGTAAGCTTTTTACAATTTTTTACATAATACGACTCATAAAGATAGTTTTTTCCTTTTTTAGGATTTTTTTCTCCCATTTCATCTAATGCTTCATTTATATCATTCAACATAGCTTTTACATCATTATCCGGGTTTGACAGTTTATCTCCTTTTCCGTCTTTATTATAAGACATCTGCATAATCGTAGTACCTATTACCGTACAAATATTTCCCGTTTTGTAATAATCATCTCCGAAAAATTCCTCCCAATCTTCAGAACTCTCACCAACTAAAATACCGTCATCATTTATTTTCATTTCTCCGAAACTCACTACTGAAATTATTACAAAAAACAATGTTAATAATACTTTCATCTTCTTAAGCATAAAAAAACTCACTCCTTTATTATTTTAGAATGAGTTATTATATCATATGAAAATAATATTTTCTATACTATTTTTTAAAAGTTTATTGTTCGAGTATACTTTCTAATGCCAATTCTACCATTTCGTTGAAGTCTGATTGTCTTTCTTTTGAAGAAGTAGCTTCTCCTGTAACAAGAGAATCACATATTGTCAGTAAAGTTAAAGCATTCACTCCAAATTTGGCAGCAGTAGTATATAATTGTGCCGTTTCCATTTCCACACACAGTACTCCGAATTTTGCCCATTTTTTCCAGTGTTCAGGTTCATCGTCATAAAAAGTATCAGTAGAAAGTATATTTCCCGCCCTTATATTGATTTTTTTTAATTTTGCTGTTTTATATGTTCTGAATAATAAATCAGGGCTTGCTGTAGGTGCGTAATCTGCACCGTTAAATCTTAGCTTGTTTATATTCGACTCTGTTGACGAAGAAATTGCCATAACTATATCTCTTACTTTTAAATCTTTTTGGAATGAACCTGCAGTTCCTACTCTTATCAAATTCTTAACTCTGTATTCAGTTATAAGTTCATGAGAATAAATTCCTGTTGAAGGAGTTCCCATACCTGTCCCTTGTACTGATACTTTTTTTCCTTTATATGTTCCTGTAAAGCCTGACATTCCTCTGACACCATTATACTGCATTACATTTTCAAAAAAAGTTTCCGCTATGTGTTTTGCTCTCAAAGGATCTCCCGGTAATAATATTGTTTCTGCTATTTCTCCTCTTTTCGCTTCTATATGGGGTGTTCCCATTTTTCTTTCCTCCTGAACAATTTACAAATCTTCCGGTCCGAACGAATAAGGCAACAACTCGTCTATAGACCAGATTTTATACTTTTTATCTCTATTTGTTAGAATAATAACTGTGTCTTTATCGGAAAATTCCGATATAAACTGTCTGCATGCACCGCAAGGACTTATCGGCTCAGGAGTTCCTCCTGTTACTATAAGCAGCTTGATTTTTTTCATACCTTCGGTTACGGCTGTGGGTATTACATTTCTTTCGGCACATATTCCCACTCCATAAGAAGCATTTTCCACATTCACGCCTTTAAATTTTTTTCCGTTCTGATCTATCAGCAAAGCAGCTACAGGAAACTTGGAATAAGGCACATAAGCCCTATCCAATGTTTCGTTTGCTTCATCAATATAGTCGGATATTTCTTTTTCAGTCAATTTTATTTTTCCTGTCAATTCTTTCATTTTTATCCCCCGTTTATTACAAGTTTAAAGCACTTTCCAATGCTACTTCTATCATATCGTTAAATGTAAGTTGTCTTTCTTCTGCAGAAGTTGCCTCTCCGGTAACTAAAGAATCACTTATTGTAAGTAATGTCAAAGCATTTACTCCAAATTTTGCTGCAGTTGTATATAGTTGAGCAGTTTCCATTTCTACGCACAACACTCCGAATTTTGCCCATTTTTTCCATGCTTCAGGCTCGTCTCCGTAAAAAGTATCACTCGTAAGAACATTTCCCGCTTTCATGCTGAGTCCTTTAGCTTTTCCCACTTCATATGCTTTAAATAACAAATCTGCACTTGCAGTAGGAGCATAATCTGCACCGTTAAATCTCAACTTGTTTATAGCTGAATCTGTTGATGCCGCCATTGCTATAACTACATCTCTTATTTTTACACTTTCCTGAAAAGAACCTGCAGTTCCTACTCTTATTAAATTTTTACATCCGTATTCATTTATCAATTCATGAGAATAAATCCCTATCGAAGGCACTCCCATTCCTGTTCCCTGAACGGAAACTTTTTTTCCTTTATAAGTTCCTGTAAATCCTAACATTCCTCTGACATTGTTATATTGTACTATATCCTGTAAAAATGTTTCCGCAATGTATTTCGCTCTTAACGGATCTCCCGGTAATAATATTGTTTCTGCTATGTCTCCTTTTTTTGCTCCTATGTGTGGTGTTGCCATGTTTTTACCTCCTAAAATTTTTTATTATTTATTTTATTTTTTACTGCTTTTTTCTTTTTTACTTTCGGTGCAGGAAGTTCCTCATACATTTTTTCAAATAACTCCCTGTATTGCTCTTTATTTTCAGGATCTTCAATCAAAATCATCTTTGATCCTCTCTCATAAGGCAATTCAAGTTTTGCATCAGATAAAAGATTTTTTGAAGCATTTGTTACTTTTATCAAAAATCTGTCATCGTATATTCCTCCGATAACCTTTTTACGATAATAAATAACATATTCTCCCATCATATATCTGTAAGTTATTTCTTCCAAATCAGATAATTGCTCCAAAATAAATTCGAGATATTCTTTACTTGAAGGCATATTTTTCTCCTTTTTTAATAATCAATCCCATTTTTACAGAATCTTTAATTTCCCGATTCATTGATTCCAGTATCTTTTAATTACCATATCTTCTTTTGGGCTTCTTACTTTACAAACTATGTTATTTTCCAATTTATATTCATAAACATTTAAAATCAAGACAAAACCTCCTATTATTCATGCTCCTTACAGGAAAGTTCTTCAACTTCAAGTTTAAAAACACATACAGAGTTTATCATCCTTTCATCAAATTTCCATTCGGATTTTTCAGTATTATGCTTCATAAGTTCCAAAAGTCCTTTTAATTTCTCTTCGTAATCTTCTATAAAAGTTACTCTGCCGTTTCCTATAACACTCTGAAATGCCGAAGTATAAGTACATGCAACATCTTCATTTTTAAAATATATTTTATGATTTGTGTCAAGCTCAAATCCCACGTAATTATTTACTTTCAATATATCATATTTTCTTCCTGTTTTTGCACCGTGAAAATAAAATGTATACTTCCCGTTTTCTTCTGTAAATCCGAAATTCAGAGGAACTATATAGACTTTTCCGTTATCATTTAATCCCAGTCTGCAACAGTCACATTCAGAAATAATTTCTTTTATTTTTTCATTATCTGTTATTTCTCTGTCTTTTCTTCTCAATTTTCCCTCCTTAGATTGAACCCAATTAATCAAAT belongs to Pseudoleptotrichia goodfellowii and includes:
- the deoD gene encoding purine-nucleoside phosphorylase; amino-acid sequence: MATPHIGAKKGDIAETILLPGDPLRAKYIAETFLQDIVQYNNVRGMLGFTGTYKGKKVSVQGTGMGVPSIGIYSHELINEYGCKNLIRVGTAGSFQESVKIRDVVIAMAASTDSAINKLRFNGADYAPTASADLLFKAYEVGKAKGLSMKAGNVLTSDTFYGDEPEAWKKWAKFGVLCVEMETAQLYTTAAKFGVNALTLLTISDSLVTGEATSAEERQLTFNDMIEVALESALNL
- a CDS encoding HU family DNA-binding protein, whose product is MSKKEFVEAYAKATGETKKRSEELVNEFLGTVEKSLAKGETVQFVGWGTFGVQKRAARKGRNPQTGKEIKIAAKKVVKFKVGKKLADKVAKGK
- the cdd gene encoding cytidine deaminase, encoding MKELTGKIKLTEKEISDYIDEANETLDRAYVPYSKFPVAALLIDQNGKKFKGVNVENASYGVGICAERNVIPTAVTEGMKKIKLLIVTGGTPEPISPCGACRQFISEFSDKDTVIILTNRDKKYKIWSIDELLPYSFGPEDL
- a CDS encoding TfoX/Sxy family protein codes for the protein MPSSKEYLEFILEQLSDLEEITYRYMMGEYVIYYRKKVIGGIYDDRFLIKVTNASKNLLSDAKLELPYERGSKMILIEDPENKEQYRELFEKMYEELPAPKVKKKKAVKNKINNKKF
- a CDS encoding cation-translocating P-type ATPase codes for the protein MWFTKSQEEVLRELNVNPKTGLTNDEVNKRLEKYGQNKLKGKPKKSIFQLFLGQLQDVLIYVLIGAAVINIVAHGLEGVTDAIIILAVVLINAVVGVVQESKAEKALEALQQMTTPKSAVRRNGEIIEINSEDLVPGDILIIDAGRFIPADIRLIESANLQIEESALTGESVPTEKNADFIAEDEKIPLGDKENMAFMSTMATYGRGEGVVVATAMDTEIGKIAKILDEDENTLTPLQIKLDELGKTLGYMAIGICLFIFVIGLFQGRNWIDMLMTSISLAVAAIPEGLVAIVAIVLSMGVTRMSKKHAIVRKLPAVETLGAVNIICSDKTGTLTQNKMTVVKIYTLDNHRDVPSEGRDFEANKDEKELIRSFVLCSDASIDVGQDVGDPTEVALVVLGDRFNLEKNTLNTEYKRVGENPFDSDRKLMSTLNEEENGYRVHTKGAIDNILTKSDRIFVNGEIIPLTEEMKNKILKAAEEMSDTALRVLGVAFKDTDSIISAQEMEKDLVVVGIVGMIDPPRTEVKASIVEAKKAGITPVMITGDHKNTAVAIAKELGIATDISQSLTGAEIDEIPEDKFAEDINKYRVFARVSPEHKVKIVKAFKDHGNIVSMTGDGVNDAPSLKFADIGVAMGITGTDVSKGASDMILTDDNFTTIVTAIEEGRNIYNNIKKTIMFLLSCNLGEVMCVFAATLFNWPLPLLPIQLLWINLVTDTLPAISLGVDPGDKEVMTRKPRNPKESFFAEGAGMRAVIAGILIGSLTLFAFYIGINEHGFGISELFNNNTPEAETALTYGRTMAFIVLTVSQLFYSLTMRNSKKTIFEVGFFKNKFLILSIITGIVLQVGLTSIPSISNIFKVTQIKLVDWDIVILFALIPFAVNEIIKIISRKRNIIQK
- the deoD gene encoding purine-nucleoside phosphorylase codes for the protein MGTPHIEAKRGEIAETILLPGDPLRAKHIAETFFENVMQYNGVRGMSGFTGTYKGKKVSVQGTGMGTPSTGIYSHELITEYRVKNLIRVGTAGSFQKDLKVRDIVMAISSSTESNINKLRFNGADYAPTASPDLLFRTYKTAKLKKINIRAGNILSTDTFYDDEPEHWKKWAKFGVLCVEMETAQLYTTAAKFGVNALTLLTICDSLVTGEATSSKERQSDFNEMVELALESILEQ
- a CDS encoding pyridoxamine 5'-phosphate oxidase family protein; the protein is MRRKDREITDNEKIKEIISECDCCRLGLNDNGKVYIVPLNFGFTEENGKYTFYFHGAKTGRKYDILKVNNYVGFELDTNHKIYFKNEDVACTYTSAFQSVIGNGRVTFIEDYEEKLKGLLELMKHNTEKSEWKFDERMINSVCVFKLEVEELSCKEHE